The following is a genomic window from Thalassoroseus pseudoceratinae.
CAGCTTGCGATACCTGAATTGGTGCAATTGATGGACGAAGAGAAGGTCTCACTTCACGCTGCCGCTCGACTGGCCGACGAACCCGAAGACATTCAAAAAGAAGCAGTAAAGAGAGTGGAAGCGGCGACGACCGCAGCCGAACGCCGAGGCATTCTCCGCACCGTGAATAGGATCAAACGAGCAAGACAACGAGCCGAACAACGTCGAGCCGAGTGCGAAGCGCCTGACACCTCCGAGTCGATCCGTTTGTACCACTGCTCATTTCAGAAGTTGACGGAAGTTGCCGGGCTAAAGCCTGCTTCCGTCCATTGCGTGTTGACCGACATTCCCTTCGGCAACGAGTTTCTGTCCCAGATCAATGATCTCGCCCAGTTCGTCGGAGAAGTGTTGGCCGAGGGTGGCGTATTCGTATGCTATGTGGGCCAGCACAAGCTGAACGAGAAGATACGAGCCTTCGACCAGCACCTCAACTACCAATGGATGGGCACGTCCCGCTGGGTCGGTAGATGCAACCAGATGCACTCGCTCAACGTAGTAAGTAACTCGATTCCGTTCGTCGTCTACACCAAAGGCGAACGTGCCCCGAGCAAATGGTCGAAGTGGATCGACACCCTTGAATGTGACAGTCGGGAAAAGGAGTTCCACGAATGGCAGAGACCACTCGCCGAGATGGAAACGCTGCTCCGCAGTTTCACCATGCCGGGAGACCTCGTGGTCGATCCGTGTGGAGGTGGATTCACAACCGCCGCTGCGTGCCAGAACCTCGGACGAAAGTGCATCTCGTGTGACAGCGACAAGGCGAACGTGGTGGTTGGACGACAGCGACTTCGCTCTGAGGCGAAGGAAGAAGTAGTTGAAGTAGAAGGTGAAAAGATCGGCCCGGCGTCCGTGGCACACCTCAGTCACGAAATGGTCTGATCCGAGGAGCATCAAACGCTTGGCATCCCCCAGCAACGAGATACTCCAAAACGCTCGAAGCCGCCGCAGCGATTTGCGTCCCGAACACATCCATCGCCGGGCTTTCTTTTTACTGACGGCCTCTTCAAACGGCGACCTGCCACATGGTCGAACCCGAAAACGGAGATTCGGGGCAGAGACATTTGGGGCACCCCTTAGTACACCGGGTCAAGAGCAACTCATGAGAATAGACGATCACAGCCTCGCTCTCACCGTTGGGGGCACCCTCAAGTACGTCAGGCCGACAGCAACTTTTTGAACGAAGGAGGAATGAACCCGAACACTCGGACTCCACAACACACCGTACCCCGACGACCTTCATCGCCGGGGTTTCTTTATGTCTGCTCAAAGCAGATGCCCTCATTTTAGGAGACCCAAAGACATGACCTCGAAACAATTCCCCCAAGACCTGACATTCGCAGGCGAGCAAATCTATTCGGCTTTTTGGTCTTGGCATGAAAACGGATACATCAACACGCTTGGCGATCTGCTGCGAAAGCTGCGATTGGTCGAATACGACATGGGCCGTTTCGACGGAGACGCACTCATCATCGATCACTGGCAATACCTTCGGGTTGGCATCGATTACGTCGAGTTGTTCGGCAACCCCAATGACCACGACGACGAGCTTCCGCTCACTTTCGAGTACCGTCTTGAAAATGTTGATGAGGACATCATGTACGTCGAGGAACTGATTGAAGGTCTCAGCGAGTCCTTCCTGTTTGACGACCTACCGAAGCCAAAGTGCATGACAGCACAGCAGACAGTCGCCTGACGATCAGGCTCGCATTTCAACTCTTGTGAACCCGGCGATTCCATGCCGGGTTTTTTAATGCCCATACCCAACCGTTGAGAGAAGCCCAATTCGCAATTGCGCATCGGGCGACGCTCCCGATATGTCCCAATCAAGGAGACCATGACATGAAAAGCCGAAAACCCGAGATCGCCCCCGCCGAATACTACGAGTTCATCATCGACCTGCTGTCGTGCAACGACGGCGTGCTGCCCATGACCGAGGTGTTCGACGCCATCAAGCGCCAGTACGGACGGAACTTCTCGACCGCTGATAAGCGGCTCATGAACCTGCCTAACGGCAGCCAGCAACCGAAGTGGAAGAACAACGTTGATTGGGCCAAAGCGACTGGTGCGAGACAGGGAGTGTTGGCCACAGTCACGCACAAAAAGCAAAAGTGGCTCGTCCTGCTTGAAGACGCTGACGACTTCTGGGTGGAGAAAGCTGCAAAAAAGAAGTCCGAGCGATCATTCAAGAAGAAGTGTCGCATGTGCGGACATTGGAATCCATTGAAGAACAAAGTGTGCCCCGAATGCGGTTACGAGTTTCCTCCAACGCCTGAGAAGCGGCGACTGATCTGATGGTTCACTCCGACTCTTGAATTCCCACCTTCCGCAAAGGAGATCACACATGAGTAAGAACACGAAAATCCAATGGTGCGACAGCACCATCAATCCGACGATGGGCTGTGACGGCTGCGAACTTTGGGACACAAACTGTAAGTCCTGTTACGCCGGTATTCTGCACAAGCGATTCGGTGGTGCGACCAAGGGATACGCTCCGAGCTTCGAGGACGTAACGCTCTTCCCCGGTCGCATGGCTGAGGCCGCTCGCTGGTCTGACCTACGGAGGAAGAAC
Proteins encoded in this region:
- a CDS encoding DNA methyltransferase translates to MNSTTNISISDIQIGDRFRKDLGDIDGLAQSITEDGLLQPIGVTPDNRLVFGYRRLLAFRDVLKRDEIPAVVIDIDNLARGEYVENTFRKDLTASEMVAITDALRSFTRGGDRCSEQYRNNVVAVTKKRACEIVGWKLDKYDDAKKVVQLAIPELVQLMDEEKVSLHAAARLADEPEDIQKEAVKRVEAATTAAERRGILRTVNRIKRARQRAEQRRAECEAPDTSESIRLYHCSFQKLTEVAGLKPASVHCVLTDIPFGNEFLSQINDLAQFVGEVLAEGGVFVCYVGQHKLNEKIRAFDQHLNYQWMGTSRWVGRCNQMHSLNVVSNSIPFVVYTKGERAPSKWSKWIDTLECDSREKEFHEWQRPLAEMETLLRSFTMPGDLVVDPCGGGFTTAAACQNLGRKCISCDSDKANVVVGRQRLRSEAKEEVVEVEGEKIGPASVAHLSHEMV